One Solibacillus sp. R5-41 DNA segment encodes these proteins:
- a CDS encoding DUF951 domain-containing protein — protein MEAKQYLLNDIVEMKKQHPCGTNEWKIIRLGADIRIKCEGCGHSVMIPRREFDKKLKKVLRSTNTQ, from the coding sequence ATGGAAGCAAAGCAATATCTATTAAATGACATTGTTGAAATGAAAAAACAACATCCTTGTGGTACAAATGAATGGAAAATTATTCGCTTAGGTGCCGATATTCGCATTAAATGTGAAGGTTGCGGACATAGTGTAATGATTCCGCGTCGGGAGTTTGACAAGAAATTAAAAAAAGTACTTCGTTCAACAAATACACAATAA
- a CDS encoding mechanosensitive ion channel family protein, with protein MEKEISLVKDDLKGIARYTSEFLDYITSQKFWDLIITASFKILAILIISYLAVFIGKKMITRIFLIRVHTNERRQLTIVKLMQSVLSYLVYFSAIMGILSVINIDVAGLLAGAGIASVAIAFGAQSLVKDIITGFFIILEEQFSVGDYVRINAAEGTVMEIGLRTTKIKGITGEQFIIPNGTINDVTNFSINNSKAMIDMQVALEADIEKVQKVIQTYLDTLPKQYEELVSTPLFIGVINTTSTEAMIRISLETLPLQQYAISRIIRKDVIDILTKNGIPLAVPKMMFYEKGQGGE; from the coding sequence TTGGAAAAAGAAATAAGTTTAGTAAAAGACGATTTAAAAGGAATAGCACGTTATACATCGGAGTTTTTGGACTATATAACGAGTCAAAAGTTTTGGGATTTAATTATTACAGCGTCATTTAAAATATTGGCGATTCTAATTATTTCTTATTTAGCTGTGTTTATTGGGAAAAAAATGATCACACGTATCTTCTTAATTCGGGTACACACTAATGAGCGCCGTCAACTGACCATTGTAAAGTTAATGCAAAGTGTATTAAGTTATTTAGTCTATTTCTCTGCCATTATGGGGATTTTATCGGTAATTAATATTGATGTTGCCGGGTTACTAGCAGGGGCTGGGATTGCGTCTGTTGCCATTGCATTTGGTGCACAAAGCTTAGTGAAAGATATCATAACGGGATTCTTTATTATTTTGGAGGAACAGTTTAGTGTAGGGGATTATGTAAGAATTAACGCTGCTGAAGGAACTGTAATGGAAATTGGCCTTCGTACAACGAAAATAAAAGGAATTACTGGGGAACAATTTATTATTCCAAATGGTACGATTAATGATGTGACGAACTTTTCGATTAATAATTCGAAAGCGATGATTGATATGCAAGTTGCATTAGAGGCGGATATTGAAAAAGTTCAAAAAGTAATTCAAACTTATTTAGATACATTGCCAAAACAATATGAGGAGCTTGTAAGTACACCATTATTTATTGGGGTGATAAATACAACAAGTACAGAGGCAATGATTCGCATATCATTAGAAACTTTGCCGTTACAGCAGTATGCAATTTCACGTATTATTCGTAAAGATGTAATCGATATTTTAACGAAAAATGGCATACCACTTGCGGTGCCAAAGATGATGTTCTACGAAAAAGGTCAAGGGGGAGAATAA
- the yyaC gene encoding spore protease YyaC, with the protein MKNYDFIPQNYSVHYEQTSAVWDLSDAFLKLIPFDHEALVFCCIGTDRSTGDALGPIIGSQLNSAFSFPFRIVGTLEQPLHALNLIEKQEQLHMEFQNPFIIAIDACLGESDAIGSILLHQGPLYPGKAVKKQLPPVGNISVKGIVNVGGFMEATVLQNTRLHLTYSMGDKIVRALMLAWQRHLLKDKNNGNQNRNHTNARKQIGYADFR; encoded by the coding sequence ATGAAAAATTATGATTTTATTCCACAAAATTATTCTGTTCATTATGAACAAACAAGTGCCGTTTGGGATCTAAGTGACGCCTTCTTAAAGCTTATCCCATTTGATCACGAAGCGCTCGTTTTTTGTTGTATTGGTACGGACCGATCTACGGGTGATGCACTTGGACCGATTATTGGTAGCCAATTAAATAGTGCCTTTTCTTTCCCATTCCGTATTGTCGGCACATTGGAGCAGCCGTTACATGCTTTAAATTTAATCGAAAAACAAGAACAGTTGCACATGGAGTTTCAAAATCCATTTATAATCGCTATTGATGCTTGCTTAGGTGAATCGGATGCTATTGGTTCCATACTGCTTCATCAAGGGCCACTTTATCCTGGAAAGGCCGTAAAAAAGCAATTGCCCCCAGTCGGTAACATTTCGGTGAAAGGAATTGTCAACGTCGGAGGCTTTATGGAAGCAACTGTATTACAAAACACAAGGTTGCATCTAACATATTCAATGGGTGATAAAATCGTTCGTGCACTCATGCTTGCTTGGCAACGTCATTTATTGAAAGATAAAAACAACGGCAACCAAAATCGTAACCATACCAATGCTCGGAAGCAAATTGGCTACGCGGATTTTCGTTAA
- a CDS encoding DUF554 domain-containing protein produces MVLLGSLLNALFIIIGALLGRMFKNIPESMKKAVMSIIGLAVAVLGIQMGFESGNFIIVISSLVVGTMIGEWLNLDKQFNRFGQWVESIFGKKAEQGSIAEGFVTATLIFAIGSMAIIGALDSGLRNDHNVLITKGIIDGFTSIILASTLGIGVLLSAVPVFVYQGSIALFAGVISTYIPQEALDLFIKEMTATGGIMILAIGLNVAGLTKIRVANLLPSIGMVTILVAVVFIFQ; encoded by the coding sequence ATGGTGTTATTGGGATCTTTATTGAATGCTTTATTTATCATTATTGGTGCATTACTTGGTCGCATGTTTAAAAATATCCCTGAGTCAATGAAGAAAGCCGTTATGTCGATTATTGGTCTTGCGGTGGCAGTACTAGGTATTCAAATGGGATTTGAGAGCGGTAACTTTATTATTGTTATTAGTAGTTTAGTTGTTGGAACGATGATTGGCGAGTGGTTAAACCTTGATAAACAGTTTAATCGATTTGGCCAATGGGTAGAATCGATTTTTGGGAAAAAAGCAGAACAAGGATCAATTGCAGAAGGTTTTGTGACGGCAACGCTTATTTTTGCAATTGGTTCAATGGCAATTATAGGTGCGCTAGATAGTGGTCTGAGAAACGATCATAATGTTTTGATTACAAAAGGAATTATTGATGGATTTACTTCGATTATTTTAGCATCTACGTTAGGAATTGGTGTGTTGCTTTCCGCTGTTCCTGTTTTTGTTTATCAAGGGTCAATTGCCCTGTTCGCTGGTGTCATTAGTACATATATTCCTCAAGAAGCACTTGATTTATTTATTAAGGAAATGACAGCAACGGGCGGAATTATGATATTAGCCATTGGTTTGAATGTCGCTGGTTTAACGAAAATCCGCGTAGCCAATTTGCTTCCGAGCATTGGTATGGTTACGATTTTGGTTGCCGTTGTTTTTATCTTTCAATAA
- a CDS encoding ParB/RepB/Spo0J family partition protein — translation MVKGLGKGIDALFREESVHMEDQVQQIALTKILENPFQPRKIFDETAITELSASIIEHGIIQPIIVRKKGRKYEIVVGERRFRAAKQAGLVEIPAIVKDFDEQQMMEVAILENLQREDLTPIEEADAYNSLINQLNFTQEDLAKRLGKSRPHIANLIRLLQLPEEIRELVNSGQLSMGHGRALLGLKNKRRIPEIAKKVIKDQLNVRQLEKLIQILNDDVSRETEKEKKDVHVQATESQLREYFGTQVQIKKVKNKGKIEIEFYSDDDLHRILEILKLEEQ, via the coding sequence ATGGTTAAAGGTTTGGGAAAAGGAATCGATGCATTATTTCGTGAAGAGTCTGTACATATGGAAGATCAAGTACAACAAATTGCCTTGACGAAAATTTTAGAAAACCCCTTCCAACCGCGTAAAATTTTTGATGAAACAGCCATTACAGAGCTGTCTGCATCAATTATTGAACATGGGATTATTCAACCGATTATCGTAAGAAAAAAAGGTAGAAAATATGAAATCGTTGTTGGTGAACGTCGCTTTAGAGCAGCTAAGCAAGCTGGTTTAGTTGAAATACCAGCGATTGTGAAGGACTTCGATGAGCAGCAAATGATGGAAGTCGCTATTTTAGAAAACTTACAGCGTGAAGATTTAACACCCATCGAAGAAGCAGATGCTTATAATAGTTTAATTAATCAATTGAATTTTACACAGGAAGATTTGGCAAAGCGATTAGGAAAAAGCCGCCCTCATATTGCCAACTTAATTCGCTTATTACAATTACCTGAGGAAATCCGTGAACTTGTAAATAGTGGACAACTATCAATGGGGCATGGACGTGCTTTATTAGGATTAAAAAATAAACGTCGTATTCCTGAAATTGCAAAAAAGGTTATAAAGGATCAATTAAACGTTCGCCAGCTTGAAAAGTTAATTCAAATATTAAATGACGACGTTTCACGTGAAACAGAAAAAGAAAAAAAGGATGTTCATGTCCAAGCAACTGAATCCCAGCTACGGGAATATTTCGGAACACAAGTACAAATTAAAAAGGTGAAAAATAAAGGTAAGATTGAAATTGAATTTTATTCAGATGATGACTTACATCGAATCTTAGAAATTTTAAAGTTAGAAGAGCAATGA
- a CDS encoding ParA family protein, whose translation MGRIIAIANQKGGVGKTTTSVNLSACLAFLGKKVLLIDIDPQGNASSGLGVRKGDLESCIYDVLINDEDIKEVIQQTKIDNLYVVPATISLAGAEIELVSTISREVRLKKALQEVKERFDFIVIDCPPSLGLLTINALTAADALIIPVQCEYYALEGLSQLLSTVRLVQKHLNKSLMIDGVLLTMLDARTNLGIQVIDEVKRYFQDKVYHSIIPRNVRLSEAPSHGKPIILYDAKSRGAELYLEFAREVIKNG comes from the coding sequence TTGGGACGTATAATTGCAATTGCCAATCAAAAGGGTGGCGTAGGGAAAACGACGACATCTGTAAATTTAAGTGCATGTTTAGCTTTTTTAGGAAAGAAAGTATTATTAATTGATATCGATCCCCAAGGCAATGCTTCTAGTGGACTTGGAGTTAGAAAAGGTGACTTAGAAAGTTGTATTTACGATGTTTTAATTAATGATGAGGACATCAAGGAAGTAATTCAACAAACAAAAATTGATAATTTATATGTTGTTCCTGCAACGATTTCGTTAGCTGGTGCTGAAATTGAATTGGTGTCGACCATTTCACGTGAAGTTCGATTAAAAAAGGCGTTACAAGAAGTGAAGGAACGTTTTGATTTTATCGTTATTGATTGTCCACCATCATTAGGGTTATTGACGATTAACGCCTTGACAGCCGCGGATGCTCTAATTATTCCTGTGCAATGTGAATATTATGCGCTAGAAGGATTAAGTCAGCTATTATCAACAGTTCGCCTTGTACAAAAGCATTTAAATAAAAGTTTGATGATTGATGGCGTCCTTTTAACAATGTTAGATGCACGTACGAATCTGGGTATTCAAGTAATCGATGAAGTAAAACGTTATTTTCAAGATAAGGTCTATCATTCGATTATTCCGCGTAATGTTCGATTAAGTGAAGCGCCGAGTCATGGAAAACCGATTATTCTTTATGATGCAAAATCGCGCGGTGCAGAATTATATTTAGAGTTTGCAAGGGAAGTGATTAAAAATGGTTAA
- the noc gene encoding nucleoid occlusion protein, with amino-acid sequence MKSTFSRFFGGGVKQEQEPEVKSEVEVIENVSMASEEVVKIPIEKIIPNRYQPRTVFDDERIEELARTIHTHGVIQPIVIRPISDQPGNYEIIAGERRYRAMKSLQWTDVPAIVRNLNDRETASIALIENLQREELTAIEEALAYQQLLEMHSLTQEALAQRLGKGQSTVANKLRLLKLPQFVQDAILNREISERHARALIAIKDEQLQLQLIAATKEFEWNVRQLEDQIQKLLQPEEPEVKREKPKRKAISKDVRIALNTIKQSLSMVSKSGINVKTEEEDTEDYYQITVKIPKKK; translated from the coding sequence ATGAAGAGTACTTTTTCACGTTTTTTCGGAGGCGGAGTGAAGCAAGAACAAGAGCCAGAAGTAAAAAGTGAAGTAGAAGTAATAGAAAATGTATCTATGGCTTCAGAAGAAGTAGTTAAAATTCCAATAGAAAAAATCATTCCAAACCGTTATCAGCCTCGTACTGTTTTTGATGATGAGAGGATTGAAGAGTTAGCAAGAACCATACACACACATGGCGTAATTCAACCGATTGTAATTCGTCCAATAAGTGATCAACCAGGGAACTATGAGATTATTGCAGGAGAACGCCGTTACCGAGCGATGAAATCTCTACAATGGACAGACGTACCAGCCATTGTACGCAATTTAAACGATAGGGAGACCGCTTCTATTGCACTTATTGAAAACCTTCAACGTGAGGAATTAACTGCAATTGAAGAAGCACTTGCCTATCAGCAATTGTTGGAGATGCATTCACTTACACAAGAAGCACTTGCACAGCGTTTAGGGAAGGGACAATCTACGGTAGCGAATAAACTACGATTGTTAAAGCTTCCTCAATTTGTTCAAGATGCGATTTTAAACCGCGAAATTTCAGAACGACATGCACGAGCGTTAATTGCGATAAAGGATGAACAATTACAGTTACAACTAATTGCTGCAACGAAGGAATTTGAATGGAATGTAAGACAGCTAGAAGACCAAATCCAAAAGCTATTGCAGCCAGAAGAGCCTGAAGTAAAAAGGGAAAAACCAAAGCGAAAAGCAATTAGTAAAGATGTGCGAATTGCATTAAATACGATTAAACAATCATTATCTATGGTTAGTAAAAGTGGTATTAATGTGAAAACAGAAGAAGAAGATACAGAAGATTATTATCAAATTACTGTAAAAATCCCAAAAAAGAAATAA
- the rsmG gene encoding 16S rRNA (guanine(527)-N(7))-methyltransferase RsmG produces MNEKQFIEALRSKGIELTQQQIAQFKTYFELLVEWNEKMNLTAITDLEGVYLKHFYDSISASFYFDFTKVTTVCDVGAGAGFPSIPIKICFPHLEITIVDSLNKRITFLNHLTEQLQLQNMNFVHARAEEFGQNSQYREQFDVVTARAVARLSVLSELCIPLAKVGGYFVALKAAAGAEEMKDAAKAISTLGAKAKEEFAFHLPVEESERSLYIFDKVKTTPKKYPRKPGVPNKSPIK; encoded by the coding sequence ATGAACGAAAAACAATTTATCGAGGCGTTAAGAAGCAAAGGAATTGAATTAACACAACAACAAATTGCGCAGTTCAAAACATATTTTGAACTACTTGTTGAGTGGAATGAAAAAATGAATTTAACAGCGATTACGGACTTAGAAGGTGTTTATTTAAAGCATTTTTACGATTCAATTAGTGCATCTTTCTATTTTGATTTTACAAAAGTAACAACTGTATGTGACGTTGGGGCAGGTGCAGGCTTCCCAAGTATTCCAATTAAAATTTGCTTCCCCCATCTAGAAATTACCATTGTCGATTCATTAAATAAGCGCATTACGTTTTTAAACCATCTAACAGAACAATTACAATTACAAAATATGAACTTTGTCCATGCTCGTGCAGAAGAGTTTGGTCAAAACAGTCAGTATCGTGAGCAATTTGATGTGGTGACAGCACGCGCGGTGGCACGTCTATCAGTTTTATCAGAGTTATGTATTCCACTAGCAAAAGTGGGCGGCTATTTTGTTGCATTAAAGGCAGCAGCAGGAGCAGAAGAAATGAAAGATGCAGCAAAGGCAATCTCTACATTAGGCGCGAAAGCAAAAGAAGAGTTTGCTTTCCATTTACCGGTTGAAGAAAGTGAGCGTTCACTTTATATTTTTGATAAAGTAAAGACCACGCCTAAAAAATATCCACGTAAACCGGGTGTACCAAATAAAAGCCCAATCAAATAA